One window of Amaranthus tricolor cultivar Red isolate AtriRed21 chromosome 13, ASM2621246v1, whole genome shotgun sequence genomic DNA carries:
- the LOC130798416 gene encoding uncharacterized protein LOC130798416 isoform X4, translating to MCSLWIVKKLATLQGKVMCKCSYLDEEDLKTRRQRVVLPYSTSSSQVTTPKNLISSPSSSTSQREISTTFFSSPRSLREGSNTPRFSSSSRPSQALEIKDEAKSGGSTPRIFLPQLKRGKLKRRVTIGSTLSSSSGGPGDVEEPDWPPFADEDYIVFCFEEDGAFHVVMEDSPKAIARKADEEMSFQLSPKLQQVGTDVGDHLSENNKIVLRNESAESMECRNGSVESTDSSQLDDEEQIQNEHSLDLEHPSSPWNLIGDDANNYNVLPDFRKGFFSPNTEVDEEEVFLSPKSQLAVMIRIDDLLKGDIDLSSIESDQSSGFSESDTRDNDDDQLKVNKELASESAKSSISNHSNGSSTSFKFPVLEWDWIGSPVTWPKSGSARFRRYKSRPACLRCCKF from the exons ATGTGCAGTCTCTGGATCGTCAAGAAGCTAGCAACGTTGCAAGGCAAAG TAATGTGCAAATGCTCATATCTAGATGAGGAAGATTTGAAAACCAGAAGACAACGAGTTGTTCTTCCATATTCAACTTCATCCTCTCAAGTTACTACACCAAAAAATCTGATTTCTTCCCCTTCATCGTCGACGTCCCAAAGAGAGATTTCAACTACATTCTTTTCCTCTCCGAGATCACTAAGGGAAGGATCAAACACTCCTAGATTTTCTTCATCATCCCGACCATCACAAGCCCTGGAAATCAAGGATGAGGCTAAGAGTGGTGGGAGCACTCCTAGGATATTCCTCCCCCAACTCAAGCGAGGGAAACTTAAAAGGCGTGTTACTATTGGCTCCACATTATCTTCTAGCAGTGGTGGTCCAGGTGATGTAGAGGAGCCTGATTGGCCTCCTTTTGCGGATGAAGACTACATTGTCTTCTGCTTTGAAGAGGATGGTGCTTTTCATGTTGTTATGGAAGACAGTCCCAAAGCTATCGCTcgaaag GCTGATGAAGAAATGAGTTTCCAATTGAGTCCTAAACTGCAGCAAGTTGGAACTGATGTTGGTGATCATTTGTCGGAAAACAACAAAATTGTGCTTAGAAATGAATCGGCTGAATCAATGGAATGCAGAAATGGTTCGGTTGAATCAACAGATTCCAGTCAATTGGATGATGAAGAGCAAATTCAGAACGAACATAGCCTTGACCTTGAACATCCATCATCCCCCTGGAACTTGATAGGAGATGATGCCAACAATTACAATGTTCTTCCTGATTTTAGAAAAGGATTCTTTTCGCCTAATACAGAG GTCGATGAGGAAGAAGTATTTTTGAGTCCGAAATCCCAACTGGCAGTGATGATTAGGATTGATGATCTCTTGAAGGGTGATATTGATTTATCAAGCATAGAGTCTGATCAATCGAGCGGCTTCAGTGAATCAGATACTAGAGATAACGACGATGATCAACTCAAGGTGAATAAAGAACTGGCTTCCGAGTCTGCTAAATCAAGTATTTCAAATCACTCAAATGGGAGCTCAACCTCTTTTAAGTTTCCTGT ATTGGAATGGGATTGGATCGGTAGTCCAGTGACATGGCCAAAATCAGGGAGTGCTCGTTTCAGGAGATACAAATCTCGGCCTGCGTGTCTTCGATGTTGTAAATTCTGA
- the LOC130798416 gene encoding uncharacterized protein LOC130798416 isoform X3, with product MCKCSYLDEEDLKTRRQRVVLPYSTSSSQVTTPKNLISSPSSSTSQREISTTFFSSPRSLREGSNTPRFSSSSRPSQALEIKDEAKSGGSTPRIFLPQLKRGKLKRRVTIGSTLSSSSGGPGDVEEPDWPPFADEDYIVFCFEEDGAFHVVMEDSPKAIARKLRCEEHDNATCACSDENRVGSHLKIINRRDCLLPNKEADEEMSFQLSPKLQQVGTDVGDHLSENNKIVLRNESAESMECRNGSVESTDSSQLDDEEQIQNEHSLDLEHPSSPWNLIGDDANNYNVLPDFRKGFFSPNTEVDEEEVFLSPKSQLAVMIRIDDLLKGDIDLSSIESDQSSGFSESDTRDNDDDQLKVNKELASESAKSSISNHSNGSSTSFKFPVLEWDWIGSPVTWPKSGSARFRRYKSRPACLRCCKF from the exons ATGTGCAAATGCTCATATCTAGATGAGGAAGATTTGAAAACCAGAAGACAACGAGTTGTTCTTCCATATTCAACTTCATCCTCTCAAGTTACTACACCAAAAAATCTGATTTCTTCCCCTTCATCGTCGACGTCCCAAAGAGAGATTTCAACTACATTCTTTTCCTCTCCGAGATCACTAAGGGAAGGATCAAACACTCCTAGATTTTCTTCATCATCCCGACCATCACAAGCCCTGGAAATCAAGGATGAGGCTAAGAGTGGTGGGAGCACTCCTAGGATATTCCTCCCCCAACTCAAGCGAGGGAAACTTAAAAGGCGTGTTACTATTGGCTCCACATTATCTTCTAGCAGTGGTGGTCCAGGTGATGTAGAGGAGCCTGATTGGCCTCCTTTTGCGGATGAAGACTACATTGTCTTCTGCTTTGAAGAGGATGGTGCTTTTCATGTTGTTATGGAAGACAGTCCCAAAGCTATCGCTcgaaag CTTCGATGTGAAGAACATGACAATGCCACTTGTGCATGTAGTGATGAAAACAGGGTTGGCAGCCACTTAAAGATTATAAATAGAAGAGATTGTTTGTTACCAAATAAAGAG GCTGATGAAGAAATGAGTTTCCAATTGAGTCCTAAACTGCAGCAAGTTGGAACTGATGTTGGTGATCATTTGTCGGAAAACAACAAAATTGTGCTTAGAAATGAATCGGCTGAATCAATGGAATGCAGAAATGGTTCGGTTGAATCAACAGATTCCAGTCAATTGGATGATGAAGAGCAAATTCAGAACGAACATAGCCTTGACCTTGAACATCCATCATCCCCCTGGAACTTGATAGGAGATGATGCCAACAATTACAATGTTCTTCCTGATTTTAGAAAAGGATTCTTTTCGCCTAATACAGAG GTCGATGAGGAAGAAGTATTTTTGAGTCCGAAATCCCAACTGGCAGTGATGATTAGGATTGATGATCTCTTGAAGGGTGATATTGATTTATCAAGCATAGAGTCTGATCAATCGAGCGGCTTCAGTGAATCAGATACTAGAGATAACGACGATGATCAACTCAAGGTGAATAAAGAACTGGCTTCCGAGTCTGCTAAATCAAGTATTTCAAATCACTCAAATGGGAGCTCAACCTCTTTTAAGTTTCCTGT ATTGGAATGGGATTGGATCGGTAGTCCAGTGACATGGCCAAAATCAGGGAGTGCTCGTTTCAGGAGATACAAATCTCGGCCTGCGTGTCTTCGATGTTGTAAATTCTGA
- the LOC130798416 gene encoding uncharacterized protein LOC130798416 isoform X2: MCSLWIVKKLATLQGKDEEDLKTRRQRVVLPYSTSSSQVTTPKNLISSPSSSTSQREISTTFFSSPRSLREGSNTPRFSSSSRPSQALEIKDEAKSGGSTPRIFLPQLKRGKLKRRVTIGSTLSSSSGGPGDVEEPDWPPFADEDYIVFCFEEDGAFHVVMEDSPKAIARKLRCEEHDNATCACSDENRVGSHLKIINRRDCLLPNKEADEEMSFQLSPKLQQVGTDVGDHLSENNKIVLRNESAESMECRNGSVESTDSSQLDDEEQIQNEHSLDLEHPSSPWNLIGDDANNYNVLPDFRKGFFSPNTEVDEEEVFLSPKSQLAVMIRIDDLLKGDIDLSSIESDQSSGFSESDTRDNDDDQLKVNKELASESAKSSISNHSNGSSTSFKFPVLEWDWIGSPVTWPKSGSARFRRYKSRPACLRCCKF, encoded by the exons ATGTGCAGTCTCTGGATCGTCAAGAAGCTAGCAACGTTGCAAGGCAAAG ATGAGGAAGATTTGAAAACCAGAAGACAACGAGTTGTTCTTCCATATTCAACTTCATCCTCTCAAGTTACTACACCAAAAAATCTGATTTCTTCCCCTTCATCGTCGACGTCCCAAAGAGAGATTTCAACTACATTCTTTTCCTCTCCGAGATCACTAAGGGAAGGATCAAACACTCCTAGATTTTCTTCATCATCCCGACCATCACAAGCCCTGGAAATCAAGGATGAGGCTAAGAGTGGTGGGAGCACTCCTAGGATATTCCTCCCCCAACTCAAGCGAGGGAAACTTAAAAGGCGTGTTACTATTGGCTCCACATTATCTTCTAGCAGTGGTGGTCCAGGTGATGTAGAGGAGCCTGATTGGCCTCCTTTTGCGGATGAAGACTACATTGTCTTCTGCTTTGAAGAGGATGGTGCTTTTCATGTTGTTATGGAAGACAGTCCCAAAGCTATCGCTcgaaag CTTCGATGTGAAGAACATGACAATGCCACTTGTGCATGTAGTGATGAAAACAGGGTTGGCAGCCACTTAAAGATTATAAATAGAAGAGATTGTTTGTTACCAAATAAAGAG GCTGATGAAGAAATGAGTTTCCAATTGAGTCCTAAACTGCAGCAAGTTGGAACTGATGTTGGTGATCATTTGTCGGAAAACAACAAAATTGTGCTTAGAAATGAATCGGCTGAATCAATGGAATGCAGAAATGGTTCGGTTGAATCAACAGATTCCAGTCAATTGGATGATGAAGAGCAAATTCAGAACGAACATAGCCTTGACCTTGAACATCCATCATCCCCCTGGAACTTGATAGGAGATGATGCCAACAATTACAATGTTCTTCCTGATTTTAGAAAAGGATTCTTTTCGCCTAATACAGAG GTCGATGAGGAAGAAGTATTTTTGAGTCCGAAATCCCAACTGGCAGTGATGATTAGGATTGATGATCTCTTGAAGGGTGATATTGATTTATCAAGCATAGAGTCTGATCAATCGAGCGGCTTCAGTGAATCAGATACTAGAGATAACGACGATGATCAACTCAAGGTGAATAAAGAACTGGCTTCCGAGTCTGCTAAATCAAGTATTTCAAATCACTCAAATGGGAGCTCAACCTCTTTTAAGTTTCCTGT ATTGGAATGGGATTGGATCGGTAGTCCAGTGACATGGCCAAAATCAGGGAGTGCTCGTTTCAGGAGATACAAATCTCGGCCTGCGTGTCTTCGATGTTGTAAATTCTGA
- the LOC130798416 gene encoding uncharacterized protein LOC130798416 isoform X1 yields the protein MCSLWIVKKLATLQGKVMCKCSYLDEEDLKTRRQRVVLPYSTSSSQVTTPKNLISSPSSSTSQREISTTFFSSPRSLREGSNTPRFSSSSRPSQALEIKDEAKSGGSTPRIFLPQLKRGKLKRRVTIGSTLSSSSGGPGDVEEPDWPPFADEDYIVFCFEEDGAFHVVMEDSPKAIARKLRCEEHDNATCACSDENRVGSHLKIINRRDCLLPNKEADEEMSFQLSPKLQQVGTDVGDHLSENNKIVLRNESAESMECRNGSVESTDSSQLDDEEQIQNEHSLDLEHPSSPWNLIGDDANNYNVLPDFRKGFFSPNTEVDEEEVFLSPKSQLAVMIRIDDLLKGDIDLSSIESDQSSGFSESDTRDNDDDQLKVNKELASESAKSSISNHSNGSSTSFKFPVLEWDWIGSPVTWPKSGSARFRRYKSRPACLRCCKF from the exons ATGTGCAGTCTCTGGATCGTCAAGAAGCTAGCAACGTTGCAAGGCAAAG TAATGTGCAAATGCTCATATCTAGATGAGGAAGATTTGAAAACCAGAAGACAACGAGTTGTTCTTCCATATTCAACTTCATCCTCTCAAGTTACTACACCAAAAAATCTGATTTCTTCCCCTTCATCGTCGACGTCCCAAAGAGAGATTTCAACTACATTCTTTTCCTCTCCGAGATCACTAAGGGAAGGATCAAACACTCCTAGATTTTCTTCATCATCCCGACCATCACAAGCCCTGGAAATCAAGGATGAGGCTAAGAGTGGTGGGAGCACTCCTAGGATATTCCTCCCCCAACTCAAGCGAGGGAAACTTAAAAGGCGTGTTACTATTGGCTCCACATTATCTTCTAGCAGTGGTGGTCCAGGTGATGTAGAGGAGCCTGATTGGCCTCCTTTTGCGGATGAAGACTACATTGTCTTCTGCTTTGAAGAGGATGGTGCTTTTCATGTTGTTATGGAAGACAGTCCCAAAGCTATCGCTcgaaag CTTCGATGTGAAGAACATGACAATGCCACTTGTGCATGTAGTGATGAAAACAGGGTTGGCAGCCACTTAAAGATTATAAATAGAAGAGATTGTTTGTTACCAAATAAAGAG GCTGATGAAGAAATGAGTTTCCAATTGAGTCCTAAACTGCAGCAAGTTGGAACTGATGTTGGTGATCATTTGTCGGAAAACAACAAAATTGTGCTTAGAAATGAATCGGCTGAATCAATGGAATGCAGAAATGGTTCGGTTGAATCAACAGATTCCAGTCAATTGGATGATGAAGAGCAAATTCAGAACGAACATAGCCTTGACCTTGAACATCCATCATCCCCCTGGAACTTGATAGGAGATGATGCCAACAATTACAATGTTCTTCCTGATTTTAGAAAAGGATTCTTTTCGCCTAATACAGAG GTCGATGAGGAAGAAGTATTTTTGAGTCCGAAATCCCAACTGGCAGTGATGATTAGGATTGATGATCTCTTGAAGGGTGATATTGATTTATCAAGCATAGAGTCTGATCAATCGAGCGGCTTCAGTGAATCAGATACTAGAGATAACGACGATGATCAACTCAAGGTGAATAAAGAACTGGCTTCCGAGTCTGCTAAATCAAGTATTTCAAATCACTCAAATGGGAGCTCAACCTCTTTTAAGTTTCCTGT ATTGGAATGGGATTGGATCGGTAGTCCAGTGACATGGCCAAAATCAGGGAGTGCTCGTTTCAGGAGATACAAATCTCGGCCTGCGTGTCTTCGATGTTGTAAATTCTGA